The Erythrobacter aurantius genome includes a window with the following:
- the pyrC gene encoding dihydroorotase yields the protein MTNTLTIRRPDDWHLHFRDGEVMRGVVPYTARQFARAIVMPNLTPPVTTTELAAAYRERILAAVPEGVDFTPLMTCYLTDATDPDDLARGANEGVFTAAKLYPANATTNSASGVTNVETIYPVLERMEAEGIVLCIHGEVTDADIDVFDREAEFIERHLRAIVANFPKLKVVFEHITTSDAVEFVKASGPNVAATITPQHLHINRNAMLVGGIQPHNYCLPVAKRETHRLALRAAATSGSAKFFLGTDSAPHLRGDKESACGCAGIFGAPYALESYVTVFDQEGALEHFEGFASLHGPAFYGLPVNESSVTLERAEVQVPAELDLAGSTIVPWHGGQTIGWRFVG from the coding sequence ATGACCAACACGCTGACGATCCGCCGCCCTGACGACTGGCACCTGCATTTCCGCGACGGGGAGGTGATGCGCGGCGTCGTTCCCTACACCGCGCGCCAGTTTGCCCGTGCGATTGTGATGCCTAATCTGACACCGCCGGTCACGACGACAGAGCTGGCTGCGGCCTATCGCGAGCGGATCCTTGCGGCAGTGCCGGAAGGGGTCGATTTTACGCCGCTGATGACCTGTTACCTCACAGATGCGACCGATCCGGATGATCTGGCGCGGGGGGCGAATGAAGGGGTGTTCACTGCGGCGAAGCTGTATCCGGCCAACGCCACCACCAATTCGGCCAGCGGTGTCACCAATGTCGAAACGATCTATCCTGTGCTTGAGCGCATGGAGGCAGAGGGGATCGTGCTTTGCATCCATGGCGAAGTGACCGATGCCGATATCGACGTGTTCGACCGCGAAGCGGAATTTATCGAGCGGCACCTGCGCGCAATCGTTGCCAATTTCCCTAAGCTGAAAGTGGTGTTCGAACACATCACCACCTCGGATGCGGTGGAATTCGTCAAAGCGTCGGGGCCGAATGTCGCTGCGACAATTACGCCGCAGCATCTCCATATCAATCGCAACGCCATGCTGGTGGGCGGGATCCAGCCGCACAATTACTGCCTCCCCGTGGCCAAGCGCGAGACGCACCGACTGGCCTTGCGCGCGGCGGCGACGAGCGGGAGTGCAAAGTTCTTCCTTGGCACTGACAGCGCGCCGCATCTGCGCGGGGACAAGGAAAGCGCATGCGGCTGTGCCGGAATTTTCGGCGCCCCCTATGCCCTCGAAAGCTATGTCACCGTATTCGATCAGGAAGGCGCGCTGGAGCATTTCGAAGGCTTTGCCTCGCTTCACGGGCCTGCCTTTTATGGTCTGCCTGTCAACGAAAGCAGCGTGACGCTGGAGCGGGCCGAGGTGCAGGTTCCGGCGGAACTGGATCTGGCCGGATCGACGATTGTGCCATGGCACGGCGGCCAGACGATCGGCTGGCGTTTCGTGGGTTAG
- a CDS encoding TetR/AcrR family transcriptional regulator produces the protein MKSRKRLSPEESRSSALEAARGLLIETGPQSVTLKAVATRIGRTHANLLHHFGSASGLQRALAEHLARTVCDTIREAVHASRAGLGSAREVVDLAFDAFDREGAGALTSWMLLTGNEDALNPIITTIHQLVDEIAPEEAGHNDDPKHVHKDTLSLVLLALGDALIGAALANSLGLPRDTARERAAANLEASMAEHYGA, from the coding sequence ATGAAAAGTCGCAAGAGATTAAGTCCCGAGGAATCGCGCAGCTCCGCGCTCGAAGCGGCCCGTGGGCTGCTGATCGAAACCGGCCCGCAATCGGTGACGCTGAAAGCGGTCGCTACCCGGATCGGGCGCACCCATGCCAATCTGCTGCACCACTTCGGTTCGGCATCGGGCCTGCAACGGGCATTGGCGGAGCATCTCGCGCGCACGGTCTGCGACACGATCCGCGAAGCCGTTCATGCGAGCCGCGCGGGGCTGGGTTCGGCGCGTGAGGTGGTGGATCTCGCGTTCGACGCGTTTGACCGCGAAGGGGCGGGTGCGCTCACCAGCTGGATGCTGCTGACCGGGAATGAGGACGCGCTCAATCCGATCATCACCACGATTCACCAACTGGTTGACGAAATCGCGCCCGAAGAAGCCGGGCACAATGACGATCCCAAGCATGTCCACAAGGACACGCTCAGCCTCGTCCTTCTGGCATTGGGCGACGCGCTGATCGGCGCGGCGCTGGCGAATTCGCTGGGTCTGCCGCGCGACACCGCGCGAGAGCGGGCAGCGGCCAATCTCGAAGCTTCAATGGCAGAACACTACGGCGCCTGA
- the ygfZ gene encoding CAF17-like 4Fe-4S cluster assembly/insertion protein YgfZ, with protein sequence MDFRQLTDRAIVRVAPLDPQENVRGFLQGLVTNDVSGPLPIYTALLSAQGKCMFDFFVWDGGGGSLLLDCEAQVADELVKRLSLYRLRRKIEIGRDDALAPYWHFKSFEGAVPDPRLPVLGFRAIMKATGFTGGLALYHHGRLLQGVPEGRAELGDVLWLETNAVELNGVSFTKGCYVGQENTARMNWRQKVNRRLVVVPLDQSDPARQRVAYPEFGLAVDHLRVSDIDPATQPEWLRAALTDQAP encoded by the coding sequence ATGGACTTCAGGCAGTTGACGGACCGGGCGATTGTGCGGGTGGCCCCGCTCGATCCGCAAGAGAATGTGCGCGGCTTCCTGCAAGGGCTCGTCACCAATGACGTGAGCGGCCCTCTCCCCATCTATACCGCGCTGCTTTCGGCGCAGGGCAAGTGCATGTTCGACTTTTTCGTGTGGGATGGCGGCGGCGGCAGCCTGCTGCTCGATTGCGAGGCGCAGGTGGCTGACGAGCTGGTAAAGCGGCTCTCGCTCTATCGCCTGCGCCGCAAGATCGAGATCGGGCGCGACGATGCGCTGGCACCCTATTGGCATTTCAAGTCATTCGAAGGTGCCGTGCCCGACCCGCGACTTCCAGTACTCGGCTTTCGCGCGATCATGAAGGCAACCGGGTTCACCGGCGGCCTCGCCCTCTACCACCATGGCCGTCTGCTTCAAGGCGTGCCCGAAGGTCGAGCCGAACTGGGTGATGTGCTCTGGCTTGAAACCAACGCGGTCGAATTGAACGGCGTCAGCTTCACCAAGGGCTGCTATGTCGGGCAGGAGAACACCGCGCGGATGAACTGGCGGCAAAAGGTCAACCGGCGGCTGGTGGTGGTGCCCCTCGACCAGTCTGACCCCGCAAGACAGCGTGTCGCCTATCCTGAATTCGGCTTGGCAGTGGATCACTTGCGGGTGAGCGACATTGACCCCGCCACGCAACCGGAATGGCTGCGCGCCGCGCTGACCGATCAGGCGCCGTAG
- a CDS encoding ATP-grasp domain-containing protein — translation MKTVGFLACETTLPLPFGGIGERRGDAFEHDLMIAALAPAFEAARLDLKVIDWEAPIADFAGVDLVLLGTSWNYQDKADAFLARLDELAAIGIKVCNPPDLVRWNIQKTYLRDLAEQGAATIPTLWLTDVGLSDVEEAFKAFECDRLVVKRQVGAGALGQVLIHRDDLPDPAWRFGHPAMVQPFLPAIAEEGELSFIFIDGELSHALVKRPASGDYRIQSLYGGVETAFEPDAGQTAAASAILDALPFETLLYARIDMLRAQDNRLMVMEAEMIEPYLYPVQGPQLGERLARGIGKRLDR, via the coding sequence ATGAAAACTGTCGGATTCCTCGCCTGCGAAACCACCCTGCCCCTGCCCTTTGGCGGGATCGGCGAAAGACGCGGCGACGCGTTCGAACATGATCTGATGATTGCAGCCCTCGCCCCGGCGTTCGAGGCTGCGAGGTTGGACCTGAAGGTGATCGACTGGGAAGCCCCCATCGCAGATTTCGCCGGTGTTGACCTCGTGCTGCTGGGCACATCCTGGAATTATCAGGACAAGGCTGACGCATTTCTTGCCCGGCTGGACGAACTCGCCGCGATCGGGATCAAGGTGTGCAACCCTCCCGATCTGGTGCGGTGGAACATCCAGAAGACGTATTTGCGCGATCTGGCAGAGCAAGGTGCCGCCACGATCCCGACGCTGTGGCTTACGGACGTGGGGCTGAGCGACGTTGAAGAGGCGTTCAAAGCCTTTGAGTGCGACAGATTGGTGGTCAAGCGGCAGGTTGGAGCAGGCGCGCTGGGACAGGTTCTGATCCACCGTGACGATCTGCCCGATCCCGCTTGGCGATTCGGCCATCCGGCGATGGTTCAGCCGTTCCTTCCCGCGATCGCGGAAGAAGGGGAACTCAGCTTCATCTTCATCGACGGCGAATTGAGCCATGCGCTGGTGAAGCGCCCGGCCAGCGGCGATTATCGCATTCAGTCGCTGTATGGAGGAGTGGAAACCGCGTTCGAGCCTGATGCCGGACAAACCGCCGCTGCAAGCGCGATCCTCGACGCGCTGCCGTTCGAAACGCTGCTCTATGCCCGGATCGACATGCTGCGGGCGCAGGACAATCGCCTGATGGTGATGGAAGCGGAGATGATTGAACCCTATCTCTACCCTGTGCAGGGTCCGCAATTGGGAGAGCGCCTAGCGCGTGGAATCGGGAAGAGGCTGGATCGGTAA
- a CDS encoding molybdenum cofactor biosynthesis protein MoaE, with translation MRDILLLDRMFVPGTLIGPFTQANPGLGGVCTFVGEVRSDAGVEALELTHYEPLTLPGMHELADRAFARFDLMGLLMVHRVGMMRPGEPIVCVSAAARHRRDAIDAVDFCMDHLKSAAWFWKREKRAGEWHWIEPRDQDHADLARWAD, from the coding sequence ATGCGCGACATTCTCCTGCTCGACCGGATGTTCGTTCCCGGCACGTTGATCGGCCCGTTCACTCAAGCGAATCCGGGTTTGGGCGGGGTCTGCACCTTTGTGGGAGAGGTCCGGTCGGACGCCGGTGTCGAGGCGCTCGAGTTGACCCATTACGAGCCGCTGACCCTGCCGGGAATGCACGAACTGGCTGATCGGGCCTTTGCTCGGTTCGATCTGATGGGATTGCTGATGGTTCACCGCGTCGGGATGATGCGTCCGGGAGAGCCTATTGTCTGTGTCTCTGCCGCGGCGCGCCATCGTCGGGATGCGATCGATGCGGTCGACTTCTGCATGGATCATCTGAAGAGCGCCGCATGGTTCTGGAAGCGCGAGAAACGCGCCGGGGAGTGGCACTGGATCGAGCCGCGCGATCAGGACCATGCCGATCTTGCCCGCTGGGCCGACTGA
- the rplU gene encoding 50S ribosomal protein L21, with protein sequence MFAIVRTGGKQYRVAAGDKIAVEKLAGEAGDTITLGDVLLAGEGDTVADASKVTVSAEIIAQAKSEKVVVFKKRRRHNYRRKNGHRQQMTLLRITDVGTGAAKKAAPAKKEAAPKAEAEAAPAKKPAAKKAPAKKAPAKKAAPKADEAK encoded by the coding sequence ATGTTCGCGATAGTGCGCACGGGCGGCAAGCAATATCGGGTTGCCGCCGGAGACAAAATTGCCGTTGAAAAGCTCGCAGGCGAAGCCGGCGACACGATTACGCTGGGCGATGTCCTGCTGGCAGGCGAGGGCGACACCGTCGCTGACGCTTCCAAGGTCACCGTTTCGGCGGAAATCATCGCCCAGGCGAAGAGCGAGAAGGTCGTCGTTTTCAAGAAGCGTCGCCGTCACAACTATCGCCGCAAGAACGGCCATCGCCAGCAGATGACCCTGCTGCGCATCACTGACGTCGGCACCGGCGCGGCGAAGAAGGCTGCTCCTGCCAAGAAGGAAGCCGCTCCCAAGGCGGAAGCCGAAGCTGCACCGGCCAAGAAGCCTGCAGCCAAGAAAGCACCGGCCAAGAAGGCACCGGCCAAGAAGGCCGCGCCCAAGGCTGACGAAGCCAAGTAA
- a CDS encoding GNAT family N-acetyltransferase, whose protein sequence is MFHRSERLLLRPIWPEDWQGVLSGIADEGVVRNLARAPWPYSEQDAREFTALPIAPLHPRFLITRARDAAVIGCIGIDPVPGEADAIEIGYWIARPHWGQGYATEAGRAVIEIARTLGYARLYGSHFLDNPASGKVLSKLGFEPTGRVVERHSCGRGEKAQTAEYSLELIESDRLGAVCAA, encoded by the coding sequence GTGTTCCATCGTAGCGAAAGATTGCTGTTAAGACCGATTTGGCCTGAAGACTGGCAGGGTGTCCTGTCAGGTATCGCCGATGAAGGCGTCGTGCGTAATCTCGCAAGGGCGCCGTGGCCGTACAGTGAACAGGATGCGCGCGAATTTACGGCCTTGCCGATTGCGCCGCTGCACCCGCGTTTTCTGATCACCCGTGCCCGTGACGCAGCGGTGATCGGATGCATCGGGATCGATCCGGTTCCGGGCGAAGCCGACGCGATTGAGATCGGATACTGGATCGCTCGCCCGCATTGGGGGCAGGGCTATGCCACGGAGGCAGGGCGCGCCGTGATCGAGATCGCGCGTACGCTCGGCTATGCCCGGCTGTATGGCTCGCATTTCCTCGACAATCCCGCATCGGGAAAGGTTCTGAGCAAGTTGGGTTTCGAGCCCACCGGAAGGGTTGTGGAACGTCATTCCTGTGGACGCGGCGAGAAGGCGCAAACGGCTGAATATTCGCTTGAATTGATCGAAAGCGACAGGTTGGGCGCTGTCTGCGCCGCCTGA
- the rpmA gene encoding 50S ribosomal protein L27: MAHKKAGGSSRNGRDSVGRRLGVKKFGGQDVIGGNIIVRQRGTKFYPGTNVGMGKDHTLFALANGVVRFHKGKLGRKYVSVDMIAEAAE, translated from the coding sequence ATGGCACATAAAAAAGCAGGCGGTTCATCGCGTAACGGTCGCGACTCAGTCGGTCGTCGCCTTGGTGTGAAGAAGTTCGGCGGTCAGGACGTGATCGGCGGCAACATCATCGTGCGCCAGCGCGGCACCAAATTCTATCCGGGCACCAATGTCGGCATGGGCAAGGACCACACCCTGTTCGCGCTCGCGAATGGCGTGGTGCGATTCCACAAGGGCAAGCTTGGCCGCAAATACGTGTCGGTAGACATGATTGCGGAAGCAGCCGAATAA
- the astD gene encoding succinylglutamate-semialdehyde dehydrogenase — MRHMTNSILVSYAPATGEEVWRGEHGNVGEAVSRARRAWPAWAALALGNRIEIARRFANEVRHDAEVLAELIARETGKPLWEARTEVDAVVAKVDISVQAYAERTGKKKLDSALQGSTAVRHKPHGVMAVLGPYNFPAHLPNGHMIPALIAGNVVLFKPSEKTPGVGAALLECWKRSGAPEDTMQLVIGGPDEGKELVAHPGVDGVLFTGSAQAGIAINRKLAANPGKIVALEMGGNNPIVVIETPRMKEAATLVIQSAFTTSGQRCTAARRLVVKNSVYDELMAELIPMARKLIVAEPFADPAPFMGPVIDNDTADRLTESFLALLTAGGRALLPMRRIDPDRPFLTPGIIDTTDIPDRPDVELFGPLLQVIRVPDLDAAIAEANNTRFGLSASLIGGSPDDYGRFWANVRAGIINWNRPTNGASSTAPFGGIGLSGNHRPAAYYAADYCAYPVASTEMDQPRANIEVGLKE, encoded by the coding sequence ATCCGCCACATGACAAACAGCATTCTCGTTTCATACGCGCCTGCAACCGGGGAAGAGGTATGGCGCGGCGAACATGGCAATGTCGGCGAGGCCGTGAGCCGTGCCCGTCGCGCATGGCCGGCATGGGCCGCGCTGGCGCTGGGCAACCGGATCGAAATCGCCCGCCGTTTCGCCAATGAAGTGCGCCATGACGCCGAAGTGCTGGCCGAACTGATCGCCCGCGAAACGGGCAAACCCCTGTGGGAAGCCCGGACCGAAGTCGATGCGGTGGTGGCGAAGGTCGATATCTCGGTGCAGGCCTATGCCGAACGCACCGGCAAGAAAAAGCTCGACAGCGCGCTTCAGGGCAGCACCGCAGTCCGGCACAAGCCGCATGGCGTGATGGCCGTGCTTGGCCCCTATAATTTCCCCGCACACCTGCCCAACGGCCACATGATCCCGGCGCTGATCGCGGGCAATGTCGTATTGTTCAAACCTTCGGAAAAGACCCCCGGCGTTGGCGCGGCGCTGCTCGAATGCTGGAAGCGCAGCGGCGCGCCCGAAGACACCATGCAACTGGTGATCGGCGGCCCTGACGAAGGCAAGGAACTGGTGGCGCACCCCGGTGTGGACGGAGTGCTGTTCACCGGTTCGGCACAGGCGGGGATCGCGATCAATCGCAAGCTGGCGGCCAATCCGGGCAAGATTGTCGCGCTGGAAATGGGCGGCAATAACCCGATCGTGGTGATCGAAACGCCAAGGATGAAGGAAGCGGCGACGCTCGTCATCCAGAGCGCCTTCACCACCTCCGGGCAACGTTGCACCGCCGCGCGCAGGCTGGTGGTGAAGAACAGCGTCTATGACGAGCTGATGGCCGAACTGATCCCGATGGCGCGCAAGCTGATCGTCGCGGAACCCTTTGCCGATCCGGCACCGTTCATGGGGCCGGTGATCGACAACGATACGGCGGATCGCCTAACGGAAAGCTTCCTCGCGCTGTTGACCGCCGGGGGCCGGGCGTTGCTGCCGATGCGGCGGATCGACCCGGATCGGCCATTTCTGACACCCGGCATCATCGACACGACTGACATTCCCGATCGCCCCGATGTCGAATTGTTCGGGCCGCTGCTGCAGGTCATCCGCGTCCCCGATCTCGACGCGGCGATTGCAGAAGCCAACAACACCCGTTTCGGCCTTTCGGCTTCGCTGATAGGCGGATCACCCGATGATTACGGGCGGTTCTGGGCCAATGTCCGTGCCGGGATCATCAACTGGAACCGGCCCACCAATGGCGCATCCTCAACCGCGCCGTTTGGCGGCATCGGATTGTCGGGCAATCACCGCCCCGCTGCCTATTACGCCGCAGACTATTGCGCCTATCCGGTGGCCAGCACCGAAATGGACCAGCCGCGCGCGAATATCGAAGTCGGTTTGAAGGAATAG
- a CDS encoding Crp/Fnr family transcriptional regulator encodes MNLACETCPVKETAACSVLTEEERDALAAAGRTRTIKRGEMLFAAGDEDAACATLVSGALKVSAYDQDGNEQILALVHPAGFIGELFAPFAHHDVVALTESKLCTFARGDIERAIDDYPALARALLRRSQEDLLATRNLLELTAHASAESRLAALLHDFAAAASQSSCHLAREFELPLTRGEIANMLGLTIETVSRKLGELEDTGAIVRKGKRGIEIVDSALLQDISRR; translated from the coding sequence ATGAACCTCGCTTGCGAGACTTGCCCGGTCAAGGAAACGGCCGCCTGTTCGGTTCTTACCGAAGAGGAACGTGACGCACTGGCTGCTGCCGGACGCACCCGCACGATCAAACGCGGCGAAATGCTTTTTGCCGCAGGGGACGAAGACGCGGCTTGCGCTACGCTCGTCAGTGGGGCGCTAAAGGTGTCGGCCTATGATCAAGACGGGAACGAGCAGATCCTCGCTCTGGTGCATCCGGCCGGGTTCATCGGCGAACTGTTCGCGCCTTTCGCCCATCATGACGTTGTCGCTCTGACCGAGAGCAAGCTTTGCACCTTCGCGCGCGGCGACATCGAACGCGCGATCGATGATTATCCCGCCCTTGCCCGCGCGCTTCTGCGTCGCAGCCAGGAAGACCTGCTGGCGACCCGCAACCTGCTGGAACTGACGGCCCACGCCAGCGCCGAATCGCGTCTGGCGGCGCTGCTGCACGACTTCGCCGCCGCGGCGAGCCAGTCGTCCTGCCACCTTGCGCGGGAATTCGAACTGCCGCTGACGCGCGGGGAAATCGCCAACATGCTGGGCCTGACGATCGAAACCGTCAGCCGCAAGCTCGGCGAACTCGAAGACACCGGGGCGATTGTGCGCAAAGGAAAGCGCGGAATCGAAATCGTCGATTCCGCGCTTTTACAGGATATTTCGCGGCGCTGA
- the rarD gene encoding EamA family transporter RarD — MNSASSNSPAEPSGLPAALGAYIIWGFLPLYLLLVTAVPPFEFVGWRIIWTLPFCLIIVALRRQFPALKAALTNPRTMLALLASAVLIAINWFVYIWAIMENQVYAASLGYYLNPLINVLLGTLLLGERLTKWQWLAVAVAASGVALLSAGAVTTLWISLTLGCSFGLYGIVRKQVDVGSLPGLTIESAILLPAAIAIAGWYAASPAGPSFGKDWFLSLSIVFSGVVTAVPLLLFAIAARRMNYSTLGFIQYLAPTIVFILGLTVFGQQLRPVQLGSFILIWIAVAIFVGDLWARTKRAKAAAAA; from the coding sequence ATGAACAGCGCCTCGTCCAATTCCCCGGCCGAACCATCTGGCCTCCCTGCGGCCTTGGGCGCTTACATCATCTGGGGCTTCCTGCCGCTTTACCTGTTGCTGGTTACTGCCGTTCCACCGTTCGAATTCGTCGGCTGGCGGATCATCTGGACCTTGCCGTTCTGCCTGATCATCGTGGCATTGCGGCGCCAGTTCCCGGCATTGAAGGCCGCGCTTACCAATCCTCGCACCATGCTGGCGCTTCTGGCGAGCGCGGTGCTGATCGCGATCAACTGGTTCGTCTATATCTGGGCGATCATGGAGAACCAGGTCTATGCGGCGAGCCTGGGCTATTATCTCAACCCCTTGATCAACGTGCTGCTCGGCACTCTGCTGCTCGGAGAACGGCTGACCAAATGGCAATGGCTCGCCGTCGCAGTTGCCGCCAGCGGCGTTGCTCTGCTGTCGGCAGGAGCGGTGACGACGCTTTGGATCAGCCTCACACTCGGTTGCAGTTTTGGCCTTTATGGCATTGTTCGCAAACAGGTTGATGTCGGATCGCTGCCGGGACTGACCATCGAAAGCGCGATCCTGCTGCCGGCCGCTATAGCCATTGCCGGATGGTATGCGGCGAGCCCGGCCGGGCCATCGTTCGGTAAGGACTGGTTCCTGAGTCTTTCCATCGTCTTTTCCGGCGTGGTGACGGCAGTACCGTTGTTGCTGTTCGCGATAGCGGCACGGCGGATGAACTATTCAACGCTGGGCTTCATCCAGTATCTGGCGCCCACCATCGTGTTCATTCTGGGCCTCACGGTGTTCGGCCAGCAGCTTCGCCCGGTTCAGCTCGGAAGCTTCATCCTGATCTGGATTGCTGTCGCGATCTTTGTCGGCGATCTTTGGGCACGCACCAAGCGCGCGAAAGCCGCCGCAGCTGCCTAA